The bacterium genome has a segment encoding these proteins:
- a CDS encoding DNA-binding protein encodes MKFGVRVLFFLLLCSLSYGISISDLIQKPREKAIEIEGEVVGKPMKRKNFYLLNIYDKTGAIGVFIRLDKCPKISYYGRYGVMGDKIRVSGIFHPACKEHGGKMDIHASSIEVLEKGRRIEKPVSRTKLGILAILSLLALLLIFVRKRYASN; translated from the coding sequence ATGAAGTTCGGGGTTCGGGTTTTGTTTTTTCTCTTGCTTTGTTCTTTATCTTATGGAATAAGTATATCAGATCTTATTCAGAAGCCAAGAGAGAAAGCTATAGAGATTGAAGGAGAGGTGGTGGGAAAGCCTATGAAAAGAAAAAATTTCTATCTTCTCAATATATATGACAAAACAGGGGCAATTGGTGTATTTATAAGGCTTGACAAATGCCCAAAGATAAGCTATTATGGCAGATATGGCGTAATGGGAGACAAAATAAGGGTTTCTGGAATATTCCATCCAGCTTGCAAAGAGCATGGGGGAAAGATGGATATTCACGCTAGCTCTATAGAGGTATTAGAGAAAGGAAGAAGGATTGAGAAGCCTGTATCTAGGACAAAATTAGGAATATTAGCTATTTTATCGTTATTGGCACTCCTTCTTATTTTTGTAAGGAAAAGGTATGCAAGCAATTGA
- a CDS encoding potassium transporter TrkG, with translation MTNLRTIFYYIGRIISAFSFVAFIHCILAIIMAEYSSAIDFLITFSSFVLAGYILILLGKKGEITWVVGMVIVSLSWFFLMFLVAIPLFLSGHYLSYLDACFDAMSGLATVGFSLINDIDHLSYSLNTWRFFFPYIAGQGIILVALVFLASSPSGYGMYLGEGREDRILPNIASTARIIWSIAILYLVVGMSILWLIGINKDLGMVNAFFHAMWLYMSGWATCGLSPTSSSVLFYYSPLIDLATMVVFILGSLSFYLHYTVWTGKRLEIFKDEEIRTFLFTLGISFIFISIGIVKSGLYHDFPSFFLNALYHTTSAHATCGLSMVYPAYFVRWGEIALIGMVIAMGIGGSAGSTSGGIKILRVGIIVKALIQDIKSLAFPSSAVVCEKFHHIKDILLNDRLVRASMIIMLSYISTYFIGALVGIMYGYPFIKSLFESVSATSGTGFSCGIVSSNMPSFMKIVYIFQMWAGRLEFISIFAIISLILGRKR, from the coding sequence GACAAATCTTAGAACAATCTTTTATTATATAGGAAGAATAATCTCAGCCTTTTCTTTTGTTGCATTTATCCATTGCATTCTTGCCATAATAATGGCCGAATATAGCTCGGCAATAGACTTCCTTATTACATTTTCCTCATTTGTCCTGGCTGGTTATATCCTTATTTTATTGGGAAAAAAGGGCGAGATTACATGGGTGGTTGGAATGGTTATTGTCTCTTTATCCTGGTTTTTTCTTATGTTCCTGGTTGCCATTCCATTATTCTTATCAGGGCATTATCTTTCATACCTTGATGCTTGTTTTGATGCAATGTCTGGCCTGGCTACCGTCGGTTTTTCCTTGATCAATGATATTGACCACCTCTCTTATTCTCTCAATACCTGGAGGTTTTTCTTTCCCTACATTGCAGGACAGGGAATAATTCTGGTAGCCTTAGTCTTTCTTGCCTCAAGCCCTTCTGGCTATGGAATGTATCTGGGAGAGGGAAGGGAGGATAGAATCCTTCCAAACATTGCATCTACCGCACGGATAATTTGGAGCATAGCCATCCTATATCTGGTGGTAGGGATGAGCATTTTATGGCTAATTGGAATAAATAAAGACCTGGGTATGGTAAATGCATTCTTCCATGCAATGTGGCTTTATATGAGTGGCTGGGCTACCTGTGGGCTATCCCCTACTTCATCATCTGTCCTTTTTTATTATAGCCCATTGATTGACCTTGCCACAATGGTTGTTTTTATATTAGGTTCTCTTAGCTTTTATCTCCATTATACGGTCTGGACAGGAAAGAGGCTTGAGATATTTAAGGATGAAGAGATAAGAACCTTCCTTTTTACCCTAGGTATTTCATTTATCTTTATAAGCATTGGTATTGTTAAATCAGGGCTTTATCATGATTTTCCCTCATTTTTTCTAAATGCCTTATACCACACAACATCTGCCCATGCAACCTGTGGCTTATCTATGGTATATCCAGCTTATTTCGTAAGATGGGGAGAGATTGCATTGATTGGTATGGTAATTGCTATGGGAATTGGTGGATCTGCTGGCTCAACCAGTGGAGGGATTAAAATTTTAAGGGTAGGGATAATTGTAAAGGCTCTTATCCAGGATATAAAAAGCCTTGCCTTTCCAAGCTCAGCCGTGGTTTGTGAGAAATTTCACCATATAAAGGATATTCTCCTTAATGATAGGCTTGTTAGGGCAAGTATGATTATTATGCTCTCCTACATTTCTACATACTTCATTGGTGCATTGGTTGGCATTATGTATGGATACCCATTCATTAAAAGCCTGTTTGAGTCAGTATCAGCAACATCGGGAACAGGCTTTAGTTGCGGGATTGTATCAAGTAATATGCCCTCTTTTATGAAGATTGTTTATATCTTTCAAATGTGGGCAGGTAGGTTGGAATTTATCTCTATATTTGCTATAATAAGTTTAATTTTGGGGAGGAAGCGATGA